The Aureimonas mangrovi genome includes a region encoding these proteins:
- a CDS encoding ComF family protein, with translation MSVWRVALAPVERFFYPPVCAGCQSAVGQASALCARCWSGLVFIERPFCEILGTPFAHEMGEGAVSPAAIAEPPPFARARAAVIHHDLAARLVSALKYSDRTELAVLMSRWMLRAGMELLADAEAIVPVPLHRGRLFRRRFNQAAELSRAIAKASGVPYRPLALQRVKATRTQVGLGAEARRRNVRGAFAVQPERRGEIEGRRVLLVDDVFTTGSTIASASRALRRAGAREVDVLTFSRAP, from the coding sequence TTGTCGGTCTGGCGTGTGGCGCTCGCGCCGGTCGAACGCTTCTTCTATCCGCCTGTCTGTGCCGGATGCCAGAGCGCGGTGGGGCAGGCCTCGGCGCTTTGCGCGCGTTGCTGGTCCGGCCTCGTCTTCATCGAGCGCCCTTTCTGCGAAATTCTCGGCACGCCGTTCGCGCACGAGATGGGGGAGGGCGCCGTCTCCCCGGCCGCGATCGCCGAGCCGCCGCCCTTTGCGCGGGCACGTGCGGCGGTGATCCACCACGATCTCGCGGCCCGCCTCGTCTCTGCGCTGAAGTATTCGGACCGCACCGAACTCGCCGTCCTGATGTCGCGCTGGATGCTGCGCGCCGGGATGGAGCTCTTGGCCGATGCCGAGGCCATCGTACCCGTGCCCCTGCATCGTGGGCGCCTGTTTCGTCGCCGGTTTAACCAGGCCGCGGAACTCTCGCGGGCCATCGCAAAGGCGTCCGGCGTGCCGTATCGCCCGCTCGCTCTCCAGCGCGTGAAGGCGACGCGCACGCAGGTCGGCCTCGGCGCCGAGGCGCGTCGGCGCAACGTGCGCGGGGCCTTCGCCGTGCAGCCAGAACGGCGGGGCGAAATCGAGGGCCGGCGCGTCCTCCTCGTCGACGACGTCTTTACCACGGGCTCCACCATCGCCAGCGCTTCGCGGGCCCTTCGCCGCGCTGGGGCGCGGGAGGTCGATGTCCTCACCTTCTCCCGCGCCCCCTGA
- a CDS encoding GNAT family N-acetyltransferase, translating into METIEAERLRQFAIVRRLEAAGFRAWPAQSTVYDGTWAVRITPSFPAKRLNSVNPLDPGDRSDIPARIDRARKRFAQAGRPLIFRQSPLAPPELVAELDAQGWSREAESIVFTADLTALDLSDAIDRIPIRDGERYLEASLVVHERPAEMRAGLWEVLSSIRPAAAFFVQENRRGLAIATALAITDNDLAGILDVAVTPSMRRKGVARDMIRTALRHTLHRGARTGWLQVEAVNEGGLALYRGLGFTEAYRYVYRMPPGGG; encoded by the coding sequence ATGGAGACTATCGAAGCTGAGAGGCTGCGCCAGTTCGCGATCGTCCGACGCCTGGAGGCGGCCGGCTTTCGCGCCTGGCCGGCTCAGTCGACTGTCTATGACGGCACGTGGGCGGTGCGGATCACGCCGAGCTTTCCGGCCAAGCGGCTGAACTCGGTCAATCCGCTCGATCCGGGCGACAGGAGCGACATTCCCGCGCGCATCGACAGGGCGCGGAAACGCTTTGCGCAAGCCGGCCGGCCGCTGATCTTCCGTCAGTCGCCGCTGGCGCCACCCGAACTCGTCGCCGAACTCGATGCGCAGGGCTGGTCGCGCGAGGCGGAATCGATTGTCTTCACGGCTGACCTGACGGCGCTCGATTTGTCCGACGCGATCGACCGCATCCCGATCCGCGACGGCGAGCGCTATCTGGAAGCGAGCCTTGTCGTGCACGAACGCCCGGCCGAGATGCGGGCGGGGCTGTGGGAGGTTCTCTCCTCGATCCGCCCCGCGGCCGCATTCTTCGTGCAGGAGAACCGTCGCGGCCTCGCGATCGCGACGGCGCTCGCCATCACCGACAACGATCTCGCCGGCATCCTCGATGTCGCGGTGACGCCGTCCATGCGCCGCAAGGGCGTGGCGCGCGACATGATCCGCACGGCGCTGCGCCATACGCTCCATCGTGGCGCGCGCACCGGCTGGCTTCAGGTGGAGGCGGTGAACGAGGGCGGCCTCGCGCTCTATCGCGGGCTCGGGTTCACCGAGGCCTATCGCTACGTCTACCGAATGCCGCCCGGCGGCGGTTGA
- a CDS encoding methyltransferase domain-containing protein, with translation MSQQDTQAAPLDRALLDRQRRRHWRGPEAPPAFLAESVAQELTERLSLVQRRFDIGMDLAGHRGELAGHIAAGGQVEWLVRVERDPLWLEGSALAIVADEEALPLADESVDLVLSNLSLHLTNDTPGTFVQIRRALKPDGLFLAAMLGGETLTELRQSLIVAEAEIAGGAAPRVLPFVELRDAGALLQRTGFALPVIDQDRLTVRYDTMFELMADLRAMGMANILTARSRRPATRKLFLRAAEIYAERFADADGRIRATFDVVYLSGWRPHDSQQKPLRPGSAKASLAEALTRK, from the coding sequence TTGAGCCAGCAGGACACCCAAGCCGCCCCTCTCGATCGCGCGCTGCTCGACCGGCAACGCCGCCGTCATTGGCGCGGACCCGAGGCGCCACCCGCCTTCCTCGCCGAGTCCGTGGCGCAAGAACTGACCGAGCGTCTGTCGCTCGTCCAGCGCCGCTTCGACATCGGGATGGACCTCGCCGGCCATCGCGGCGAACTGGCGGGGCACATCGCGGCCGGCGGACAAGTGGAGTGGCTGGTGCGCGTCGAGCGCGACCCGCTCTGGCTCGAAGGGTCGGCGCTTGCGATCGTCGCGGACGAGGAGGCGCTGCCGCTGGCGGACGAAAGCGTCGATCTCGTTCTGTCCAACCTCTCGCTGCACCTCACCAACGACACGCCCGGCACCTTCGTGCAGATCCGCCGCGCCCTGAAGCCGGACGGGCTGTTCCTCGCGGCGATGCTCGGCGGCGAAACGCTCACCGAGCTTCGCCAGTCGCTGATCGTCGCGGAGGCCGAGATCGCGGGCGGCGCCGCGCCGCGCGTTCTGCCCTTCGTGGAACTGCGCGATGCCGGCGCCCTTCTCCAGCGCACGGGGTTCGCGCTGCCGGTGATCGACCAGGACCGGCTGACGGTGCGTTACGACACGATGTTCGAGTTGATGGCGGACCTGCGAGCGATGGGCATGGCGAACATCCTGACCGCTCGCTCACGCCGGCCCGCGACGCGCAAGCTCTTCCTGCGCGCTGCCGAAATCTATGCCGAGCGCTTCGCCGACGCGGACGGGCGCATCCGCGCCACCTTCGATGTCGTGTATCTTTCGGGATGGCGACCGCATGACAGCCAGCAGAAGCCGTTGCGGCCCGGCAGCGCCAAGGCGAGCCTCGCCGAGGCTCTCACCAGGAAGTAA
- the grxC gene encoding glutaredoxin 3, which produces MPEIVIYTRQFCGYCARAKSLLDAKGATYEERDATYQPELRQEMMQRSGRATFPQIFIGETHVGGCDELYALDREGGLDPLLAA; this is translated from the coding sequence ATGCCCGAGATCGTGATCTACACGCGCCAGTTTTGTGGCTATTGCGCACGTGCCAAGAGCCTGCTCGACGCCAAGGGCGCGACTTACGAGGAGCGTGACGCGACCTACCAGCCAGAGCTGCGCCAGGAGATGATGCAGCGCTCCGGTCGCGCGACCTTCCCGCAGATCTTCATCGGCGAAACGCATGTCGGCGGGTGCGACGAGCTTTACGCTCTCGACCGCGAAGGCGGGCTCGACCCGCTGCTGGCGGCTTGA
- the mutT gene encoding 8-oxo-dGTP diphosphatase MutT yields the protein MPHPILLVAACALLDADGRVLLAQRPEGKSLAGLWEFPGGKVEPGETPEETLIRELDEEIGITTKVDCLAPLTFASHTYEDFHLLMPLYVCRRYEGIAQGREGQRVKWVKRRELRDYPMPPADIPLIPHLVDLF from the coding sequence ATGCCCCATCCCATCCTTCTCGTCGCGGCCTGCGCGCTTCTTGACGCCGACGGCCGTGTGCTTCTGGCGCAGCGGCCGGAGGGGAAGTCGCTGGCCGGCCTGTGGGAGTTCCCGGGCGGCAAGGTGGAGCCGGGCGAGACGCCGGAGGAGACGCTGATCCGCGAACTCGACGAGGAAATCGGCATCACCACGAAGGTCGATTGCCTCGCGCCGCTCACCTTCGCGAGCCACACCTACGAGGACTTTCACCTCCTGATGCCGCTCTATGTCTGCCGGCGCTACGAGGGTATTGCACAGGGGCGCGAAGGGCAGAGGGTGAAATGGGTCAAGCGGCGCGAACTGCGCGACTACCCGATGCCGCCTGCCGACATTCCGCTGATCCCGCATCTCGTCGATCTCTTCTGA
- the argJ gene encoding bifunctional glutamate N-acetyltransferase/amino-acid acetyltransferase ArgJ: MSAAISPLAPRTYPELSPIDGVAIATAEAGIKYRNRTDLLLVTLDEGTSVAGVFTTSKCPSAPVDFCRESLRGGRARAVVVNSGNANAFTGRKGRETTRLTAEAAAAAVGCRTSEVFLASTGVIGEPLDAARFSGLLAGMAQRAEPALWREAAEAIMTTDTFPKVATRQAEVAGTAVRINGIAKGAGMIAPDMATMLSFVATDAAIAPAALQALLAKATAPSFNSVTVDSDTSTSDTLLLFATGKAGNEEITDAADPRLAGFADALDEVLLDLARQVARDGEGARKEIQVTVEGAENDASAKRIAMSIANSPLVKTAVAGEDANWGRVVMAVGKAGEPADRDRLAIWFGDVRVAVDGERDPAYSEAEASAAMKADEIAIRVSLGLGSGRWTVYACDLTKEYVAINGDYRS, encoded by the coding sequence ATGAGCGCTGCAATCTCGCCCCTCGCGCCCCGGACCTATCCCGAACTCTCGCCGATCGACGGTGTCGCGATCGCCACGGCCGAGGCCGGCATCAAGTACCGGAACCGCACCGACCTCCTTCTCGTCACGCTGGACGAGGGCACGTCGGTTGCGGGCGTCTTCACGACCTCGAAATGCCCGTCGGCGCCGGTCGACTTCTGCCGCGAGAGTTTGAGGGGCGGGCGTGCGCGCGCCGTGGTCGTCAACTCCGGAAACGCCAATGCCTTCACCGGCAGGAAGGGCCGCGAGACGACGCGGCTGACGGCCGAGGCGGCAGCGGCGGCGGTCGGCTGCCGGACGAGCGAGGTCTTCCTCGCCTCGACCGGCGTCATCGGCGAGCCGCTCGACGCTGCCCGGTTCTCCGGCCTTCTAGCGGGAATGGCGCAAAGGGCCGAGCCGGCGTTGTGGCGCGAGGCCGCCGAGGCGATCATGACGACCGACACCTTTCCGAAGGTCGCGACGCGCCAAGCCGAGGTCGCGGGCACGGCCGTGCGCATCAACGGCATCGCCAAGGGCGCCGGCATGATCGCGCCGGATATGGCCACGATGCTCTCCTTCGTCGCGACGGATGCGGCCATCGCCCCTGCCGCGCTGCAGGCCCTGTTGGCGAAAGCGACCGCGCCGTCCTTCAATTCCGTGACGGTCGACAGCGACACCTCGACCTCCGACACCCTGCTCCTCTTCGCCACCGGCAAGGCTGGTAACGAGGAGATCACGGATGCGGCCGATCCGCGTCTTGCGGGCTTCGCCGACGCCCTCGACGAAGTGCTCCTCGATCTCGCGCGGCAGGTGGCGCGTGACGGCGAAGGCGCGCGCAAGGAAATCCAGGTGACGGTGGAGGGCGCCGAGAATGACGCGTCCGCCAAGCGCATCGCCATGTCGATCGCCAATTCGCCGTTGGTGAAGACGGCCGTCGCTGGCGAAGACGCCAATTGGGGCCGCGTCGTCATGGCCGTCGGCAAGGCGGGCGAGCCCGCCGACCGCGACCGCCTGGCCATCTGGTTCGGGGATGTGCGCGTGGCCGTGGACGGCGAGCGCGACCCGGCCTACTCGGAGGCCGAGGCTTCCGCGGCAATGAAGGCCGACGAAATCGCGATCCGGGTGTCGCTCGGGCTCGGCTCGGGACGCTGGACGGTCTATGCCTGCGACCTGACCAAGGAGTACGTCGCGATCAATGGAGACTATCGAAGCTGA